In Candidatus Binatia bacterium, one DNA window encodes the following:
- a CDS encoding alkaline phosphatase, which yields MTLNTICWSFLFVGAFASIAPAQTAPSFQLGQNELRARLAVEPDKSEARNLILMIGDGNGVNSVTATRIFAGQEQGLPGEEFQLSYDKMPHLALLKTYNTDAQVPDSAGTITAMLTGQKTRAGVIGVGAGLERGNCAAVAEHRLPSLFDQARDQGWARGVVTTTRVTHATPAGAFAASADRDYESDARMPAECTEQKDIAAQLPEARMDFVAGGGFTQFLTGSDTIAPNVRGERKDGRNLLDEARQSGTQVAVSAAEFSRLPLDGKKPVLGLLASGHLAFEADRKDEPSLAEMTTAAIRHLEATGKRWILLVEAGRIDHGHHATNPRRALKDGVAFADAVAAAEHAAGNDTLIIVTADHSHTLTIQGYPRRGSPITGLCEKMGGIDGEPCLDAKGTAYPTLSYANGHRTPSSGKRTAPDPLMAASKDFLIETLIPQPFETHGGADVAAYARGPGAWLVSGTMEQNTLYHVMAHATGLVRFGPETIASGSDPAVKP from the coding sequence ATGACGCTAAACACTATTTGCTGGTCCTTTCTTTTCGTCGGGGCCTTCGCCTCGATCGCACCCGCGCAAACAGCCCCCTCCTTCCAACTGGGTCAAAACGAACTTCGCGCCCGCCTCGCCGTCGAACCCGACAAAAGCGAAGCCCGGAATCTGATTCTGATGATTGGTGATGGCAACGGCGTCAACTCGGTCACTGCCACGCGAATCTTTGCCGGGCAGGAGCAAGGGCTGCCGGGCGAGGAATTTCAACTCTCCTACGATAAAATGCCGCACCTGGCTCTGCTCAAGACCTACAACACAGATGCGCAGGTCCCGGATTCTGCAGGCACCATTACCGCCATGCTCACCGGGCAGAAGACTCGGGCCGGGGTCATCGGCGTCGGTGCCGGCCTGGAGCGCGGGAATTGCGCTGCGGTAGCGGAACATCGTCTCCCCAGCCTCTTCGATCAGGCACGCGATCAAGGATGGGCGCGCGGGGTGGTCACCACCACACGAGTGACGCATGCCACGCCGGCCGGCGCGTTCGCCGCCAGCGCCGATCGTGACTACGAGAGCGACGCCCGGATGCCGGCAGAATGCACCGAGCAAAAAGATATTGCGGCCCAACTTCCCGAGGCGAGAATGGACTTCGTAGCCGGAGGCGGGTTCACTCAGTTCCTCACCGGCTCCGACACCATCGCCCCGAACGTTCGTGGCGAACGAAAAGACGGCCGCAACCTTCTCGACGAAGCCCGCCAGTCCGGGACTCAGGTCGCTGTCTCCGCCGCCGAATTCAGCCGATTACCGCTCGACGGCAAAAAGCCCGTGCTCGGACTGCTCGCCTCCGGGCACCTGGCCTTCGAGGCTGACCGCAAGGATGAGCCGTCGCTGGCCGAGATGACCACAGCAGCGATCCGTCACCTCGAGGCCACCGGCAAACGCTGGATCCTGCTGGTCGAAGCCGGTCGCATCGACCATGGTCACCATGCCACCAATCCACGTCGCGCGCTCAAAGACGGCGTCGCCTTTGCCGATGCCGTTGCCGCGGCCGAACACGCGGCCGGAAACGACACGCTGATCATCGTCACAGCCGATCACTCTCATACCCTGACCATTCAGGGATACCCCCGGCGGGGAAGCCCTATCACGGGACTCTGCGAGAAAATGGGTGGCATCGATGGCGAACCTTGCCTTGATGCCAAAGGCACGGCTTACCCCACCCTCTCCTATGCAAACGGACACCGAACGCCCTCCTCAGGGAAGCGAACAGCCCCTGATCCCCTCATGGCTGCTTCCAAGGATTTCCTCATAGAGACGTTGATTCCCCAGCCCTTTGAGACGCATGGGGGTGCGGATGTGGCAGCGTATGCGCGGGGGCCGGGCGCCTGGCTGGTGTCGGGAACGATGGAACAGAACACTCTCTACCATGTCATGGCCCACGCGACCGGGCTGGTTCGTTTCGGCCCCGAAACCATCGCAAGCGGATCCGATCCGGCGGTAAAACCATGA
- a CDS encoding phytanoyl-CoA dioxygenase family protein: MSAALLSPAQVEAFRKDGYLVVENVLPDAERIAFGEAVDNAVAGRSAGDDRPVEEKTIYEQSFIQCMNLWEDSPEVRKLTFDQRVGGMAAELLQADAVRIWHDQALYKEPGGRETDAHQDRPFWPIEPARQITAWIPFDGSRRGQGAMAYVPGSHRVGLEKFVDISHIFQEPYDVVNDPLVADTPPVWVEAPPGSIVFHHSLTVHLADANQGDQTRRVYCIIYFADGCVRRNPIPHVTVDRQKIAVGEKIVGDVSPIAWPRPDGDLPPRPAGRPPRIGYANTA, translated from the coding sequence ATGAGCGCAGCACTCCTGAGCCCGGCGCAGGTCGAGGCCTTCCGAAAAGACGGATACCTCGTCGTGGAAAATGTCCTTCCCGACGCCGAACGAATCGCCTTCGGCGAGGCTGTCGATAACGCAGTCGCGGGGCGCTCTGCTGGCGACGATCGGCCGGTCGAGGAAAAGACAATTTACGAGCAGAGCTTCATCCAATGCATGAACCTCTGGGAAGATTCGCCCGAGGTTCGCAAGCTCACCTTCGACCAGCGCGTGGGCGGGATGGCCGCCGAACTGCTTCAGGCGGATGCTGTGCGCATCTGGCATGATCAGGCGCTCTACAAGGAACCCGGAGGGCGCGAGACGGACGCTCATCAGGACCGGCCCTTTTGGCCAATCGAACCTGCACGGCAAATCACTGCCTGGATTCCTTTCGACGGCTCCCGACGTGGCCAGGGCGCAATGGCCTACGTCCCGGGGTCGCACCGCGTCGGCCTCGAGAAATTCGTCGATATCAGTCATATTTTTCAGGAACCCTATGACGTGGTGAACGACCCGCTGGTCGCCGATACTCCGCCGGTATGGGTTGAAGCCCCCCCTGGATCGATCGTATTTCATCATTCGCTCACAGTTCATCTGGCTGACGCCAACCAGGGCGACCAAACGCGCCGCGTCTACTGCATCATTTATTTCGCCGATGGCTGCGTGCGGCGAAACCCGATTCCTCATGTCACCGTCGACCGTCAGAAAATCGCGGTCGGCGAAAAGATCGTCGGGGATGTTTCACCGATCGCCTGGCCGCGGCCCGATGGAGATTTACCTCCGCGACCCGCGGGACGACCTCCGCGGATCGGCTACGCCAATACGGCCTGA
- a CDS encoding coniferyl-alcohol dehydrogenase: MNTDPWSYQGKKVVITGCFSGMGEAAARELVRLGAEVHGVDIKESPVKMASFQQVDLRDTLQIDKALEAIGGDIDASFYCAGLPGTFPPLEVMQVNFVNMRHWTYEVAKRMPKGGALAVIASTAGHGWDERRDAIQELMDTPDAASGFAWCEAHLDVVADGYLFSKMCTQYFTMRTAAELIRRGIRINCVNPAPTESPMMKDFEATAPPALINAWAEPIGRRAQPVEMALPLIFLNSDAAGFISGHNLHVDGGWAGSIDSGSLDLNELIGKALEG, encoded by the coding sequence ATGAATACAGATCCGTGGAGCTATCAGGGGAAAAAAGTTGTCATCACTGGATGTTTTTCCGGCATGGGAGAAGCCGCCGCTCGAGAGCTCGTGCGGCTGGGCGCCGAGGTGCATGGCGTCGACATCAAGGAGTCGCCGGTCAAGATGGCCTCTTTCCAGCAGGTCGACCTCCGGGACACCCTGCAGATCGATAAAGCCCTCGAAGCGATTGGGGGCGATATCGATGCTTCCTTTTACTGCGCCGGGCTGCCGGGAACCTTTCCGCCGCTGGAGGTGATGCAGGTCAACTTCGTGAACATGCGCCATTGGACCTACGAGGTCGCCAAACGCATGCCGAAGGGAGGCGCCCTGGCGGTCATCGCCTCAACGGCTGGCCACGGATGGGACGAACGACGGGATGCGATTCAGGAGCTGATGGACACGCCTGATGCAGCCTCCGGCTTTGCCTGGTGCGAAGCGCACCTTGACGTGGTTGCTGACGGATATCTCTTCTCGAAGATGTGCACCCAGTATTTTACCATGCGAACCGCCGCCGAACTGATTCGTCGAGGAATTCGCATCAACTGCGTGAACCCCGCACCCACCGAGTCGCCCATGATGAAAGACTTCGAGGCGACCGCCCCTCCAGCTCTGATCAACGCATGGGCGGAACCCATCGGCAGACGAGCGCAACCGGTCGAGATGGCGCTTCCTCTGATCTTCCTCAACAGCGATGCCGCCGGTTTCATCAGCGGTCATAACCTGCATGTCGATGGAGGTTGGGCCGGCAGTATCGACTCAGGTTCTCTCGACCTGAATGAACTCATCGGCAAAGCTCTGGAAGGCTGA
- a CDS encoding amidohydrolase family protein: MSQIISNDPYVLISADCHAGARIDGYRDYLDPEYRERFDAWRDQYRNPSRKHLGKKKDLTWGGQERVDDLESQGVVAEVLFPNNVPPFFPPAGIVVARPPTAEEYELRLAGVRAHNRWLADWCQDFPDRRAGVGVILLNDVEEALRDIEWIAKHELKGGVLISQVADDTDLEPLYSPRYDPIWAACEANDLIIHQHSGGGCPEYGDHPASSMIWVYEMSWFATRGMAHLILSGVFERHPKLRYLISESGCAWVKGAIEHMDKLYFQIAGSGSTGEVDFQGRGVTREPPSHYAKTNCWYGASFPRPADLAGRHLVGVDHVLWGADYPHFEGTYPYTLESLRLAFSDIDPGETRKILGQNAAKLFGFDYEALKAVATRCGPTVAQVADPLLEKPSDATSPCFW, from the coding sequence ATGTCTCAAATCATTTCGAACGATCCCTATGTGCTGATCTCCGCTGATTGCCATGCCGGAGCTCGCATCGATGGCTATCGCGATTATCTGGATCCCGAATATCGAGAACGTTTCGACGCGTGGCGGGATCAATATCGGAACCCGTCGCGGAAGCATTTGGGCAAGAAAAAAGATCTGACGTGGGGCGGGCAGGAGCGGGTAGACGATCTCGAGTCTCAGGGGGTTGTCGCGGAGGTGCTCTTTCCGAATAATGTCCCGCCCTTTTTCCCACCCGCCGGAATCGTGGTGGCGCGGCCGCCGACTGCGGAGGAATATGAGCTTCGTCTGGCGGGTGTTCGCGCGCACAATCGCTGGTTGGCCGATTGGTGTCAGGATTTTCCGGATCGACGGGCGGGTGTCGGCGTGATTCTGCTGAATGACGTGGAAGAGGCTCTCCGGGACATCGAGTGGATCGCCAAACACGAACTCAAGGGGGGCGTTCTGATTTCTCAGGTGGCCGATGATACGGACCTCGAACCGCTCTATTCCCCGCGGTACGATCCTATCTGGGCTGCCTGCGAAGCCAACGATCTCATCATTCACCAGCACTCCGGCGGCGGTTGTCCCGAGTACGGCGACCACCCGGCCTCGAGTATGATCTGGGTGTACGAAATGTCATGGTTCGCCACCCGAGGGATGGCGCACCTGATCCTCTCGGGTGTGTTCGAACGCCATCCGAAACTGCGTTACCTGATCAGCGAATCCGGTTGCGCCTGGGTGAAGGGCGCAATTGAGCATATGGACAAGCTTTACTTCCAAATTGCAGGTTCCGGGAGCACGGGCGAAGTCGATTTTCAGGGCCGGGGTGTGACCCGGGAACCACCCAGTCACTACGCAAAGACGAATTGTTGGTACGGTGCGAGCTTTCCTCGCCCGGCAGATCTGGCTGGGCGACATCTGGTGGGTGTCGACCATGTCCTCTGGGGCGCCGACTATCCCCACTTTGAAGGCACCTACCCCTACACGCTTGAATCTCTTCGTCTTGCCTTCAGCGATATCGATCCGGGGGAAACTCGCAAGATTCTTGGGCAGAATGCGGCCAAGCTTTTCGGCTTTGATTACGAGGCCTTGAAGGCCGTCGCGACGAGGTGTGGCCCAACGGTCGCACAGGTGGCGGATCCCTTGCTGGAGAAGCCCAGCGACGCGACCAGCCCGTGCTTTTGGTAG
- a CDS encoding CoA transferase, with protein MGALDGIRVVDLSTMISGPMSTRILGDQGADVIKVEPPEIGDLVRHMGATQNGVSATFATANRNKRSVLADLKTPDGQEFVRRLVGTADIFVQNFRPGAIERLQLGYTEVRKLKPDIIYTSISGFGTRGPFKDQRVYDPVIQALSGLAAIQADRETGRPRMMRLVVPDKLTAVTAAQAMTAALFARERTGKGQLLELSMLDATIAFHWSEGMAGHTWKGERVQRRHSRLAQDLVFQTADGFITAGAVSNAEWEGLCRAVERKDWLEDERFATPGGRIAHAGERLTMLAEVLQHRSNIEWLVRLGAQDVPCAPVLDRETLLTHPQIVENEILAESTHPVGGEMRQPRPAEKFSETPSEIRLPSPGLGEHTEELLREVGL; from the coding sequence ATGGGAGCATTGGATGGTATTCGCGTAGTGGACCTCAGCACCATGATTTCGGGCCCGATGTCCACCCGCATTCTGGGGGACCAAGGCGCGGATGTGATCAAGGTCGAGCCACCGGAAATTGGCGATCTTGTGCGCCATATGGGCGCGACGCAAAACGGTGTCTCCGCCACTTTCGCCACCGCGAACCGCAACAAGCGATCCGTTCTTGCCGACCTCAAAACCCCGGACGGGCAAGAGTTCGTTCGGCGTCTGGTCGGAACAGCTGATATTTTCGTGCAGAACTTTCGTCCCGGAGCGATTGAACGCCTACAGTTGGGTTATACCGAGGTCCGGAAGCTGAAGCCCGATATTATCTACACCTCGATCAGCGGCTTCGGAACCCGAGGACCCTTCAAGGACCAGCGAGTTTACGACCCGGTCATTCAAGCGCTCTCCGGGCTTGCCGCCATTCAAGCCGACCGCGAGACCGGGCGCCCCAGGATGATGCGGCTCGTCGTTCCCGACAAGCTCACAGCCGTCACGGCCGCACAGGCAATGACCGCAGCGCTATTCGCCCGCGAGCGCACCGGTAAAGGCCAACTGCTCGAACTTTCCATGCTGGACGCCACAATCGCTTTCCATTGGAGCGAAGGAATGGCAGGCCACACCTGGAAGGGCGAGCGCGTCCAACGACGTCACTCTCGACTGGCGCAGGATCTGGTCTTCCAGACGGCCGACGGCTTCATTACGGCCGGCGCCGTCTCCAATGCCGAGTGGGAAGGCCTATGTCGCGCCGTCGAGCGAAAGGATTGGCTCGAAGATGAGCGTTTCGCCACACCCGGCGGCCGGATCGCGCACGCGGGAGAGCGCCTCACCATGCTTGCCGAGGTCTTGCAGCATCGATCGAATATCGAGTGGCTGGTGCGCCTCGGCGCCCAGGACGTGCCGTGCGCGCCTGTTCTCGACCGCGAAACCCTTCTGACCCACCCGCAAATCGTCGAGAATGAAATCCTGGCCGAAAGTACCCATCCGGTGGGCGGGGAAATGCGGCAGCCACGGCCCGCCGAGAAATTCAGCGAAACCCCAAGCGAAATCCGTCTCCCCTCGCCGGGTTTGGGAGAGCATACCGAGGAGCTCCTTCGCGAAGTAGGACTCTGA
- a CDS encoding zinc-ribbon domain-containing protein: MTVQCPHCSTQYRVPQAQLSGSNPVFKCTKCEQIFEPGERRRSIRSRQKKNEDPPNLSFDFDDEEDDSTEQPAFVGGLIDSEEEEENDDIGEDEFADDELSAEDSEEELPGEDDEAWAEEPFEEEEDEEEDEEWEDEPLPPRPTIRRNPVRARRGRADPPQNPGRSPLRPVGWSVAVILLAYLLVAVTFDRRPEIALDTLSRIPVLGKLLGQDHLLAYRVKLDGITGGLDHIKGNRLAYVVTGRAINETNENLRLIEIEGELIAGGKARAVRKVYAANQAKGTIRNLSMSEVDMLLRLEPNRRFVIPPGKSASFLLVFPDPPADTSDVVCRVTEARTS; encoded by the coding sequence ATGACAGTCCAATGTCCCCATTGCAGCACCCAGTATCGGGTGCCCCAGGCCCAGCTCTCAGGGTCCAACCCGGTCTTCAAATGCACCAAATGCGAGCAGATTTTCGAGCCCGGAGAGCGCCGGCGAAGCATCCGCTCCCGCCAGAAGAAGAACGAAGACCCGCCAAACCTCTCCTTTGATTTCGACGACGAGGAAGACGATTCGACCGAACAACCGGCTTTTGTCGGAGGCCTGATCGATTCGGAGGAGGAAGAAGAAAACGACGATATCGGCGAAGACGAATTTGCCGATGACGAACTCTCTGCCGAAGATTCCGAGGAAGAACTGCCCGGCGAGGACGACGAAGCCTGGGCCGAGGAACCATTCGAGGAGGAAGAAGACGAGGAGGAAGACGAGGAGTGGGAAGACGAACCCCTGCCTCCACGACCGACAATCCGTCGAAACCCCGTCCGCGCTCGACGCGGACGCGCCGACCCTCCACAGAACCCGGGACGCTCACCGCTGCGACCGGTCGGATGGAGCGTAGCCGTAATTCTTCTGGCCTATTTGCTGGTCGCTGTCACGTTCGACAGGCGCCCCGAGATCGCACTCGACACGCTCAGCCGCATCCCCGTTCTGGGCAAACTGCTCGGTCAGGATCACCTACTTGCCTACCGCGTCAAACTCGACGGGATCACCGGCGGTCTCGACCATATCAAGGGTAACCGACTCGCTTATGTCGTCACTGGCAGAGCCATCAACGAGACGAACGAGAACCTGCGATTGATCGAGATCGAAGGCGAATTGATCGCGGGTGGCAAAGCTCGTGCTGTCCGCAAGGTCTATGCTGCCAACCAGGCGAAAGGAACCATCCGAAATCTCTCGATGAGCGAGGTCGATATGCTTCTACGCCTCGAACCCAACCGTCGCTTCGTCATTCCGCCCGGCAAATCTGCAAGCTTCCTGCTCGTCTTTCCCGATCCACCGGCGGATACCAGCGACGTCGTGTGCCGGGTGACCGAGGCGCGGACCTCCTGA
- a CDS encoding energy transducer TonB — MTDLLSPPPQSPRGILPLAILLSILVHILLLVGLGRETLSTPGPPNEIVVSLQSIPPEAANAGNAPAPIVAPSDRENNEVPDGRAFRSDRNNRVEKETIARGIPNPGQPDGSPEGLAPEAVPPAPPPAGEPAPKTAPANANAPESGQPEDGARRDETQKMLAAPETGTRPPRELPGLEKLLAPPGKVLAESGRPSRPPPTAPAQDSATTRDLLRAPPPAKGLLAGLRGTYDNLPSVAAGKLTFLNTKADRFAPFVRRVGTRVFENLLIEQRKRLNAPEILAARNSTTVRVILNSQGKLQDLQIVERSGSQSMDGTLLEALRAAAFDPNPPPDAATDDGTYEFIFRAQVLASVASGRLQRVESRLQVGLN; from the coding sequence ATGACCGACCTCCTGAGCCCGCCCCCGCAGTCTCCGAGGGGCATTCTCCCCCTCGCCATCCTCCTGTCGATTCTGGTGCATATTCTCCTGCTGGTCGGCCTTGGCCGAGAGACCCTCTCCACCCCCGGCCCGCCGAACGAAATCGTCGTTTCTCTCCAATCCATCCCGCCCGAAGCGGCCAATGCCGGCAACGCACCTGCACCGATTGTCGCCCCTTCCGATCGCGAAAACAACGAAGTTCCTGACGGCCGCGCCTTCCGCAGCGACCGCAATAACCGCGTCGAGAAGGAAACCATCGCAAGAGGCATCCCCAACCCCGGACAGCCCGATGGGAGCCCCGAAGGACTGGCGCCGGAAGCAGTCCCACCCGCGCCGCCGCCAGCTGGCGAACCTGCTCCGAAGACGGCACCCGCCAACGCAAACGCACCCGAATCGGGCCAGCCCGAGGATGGCGCTCGGCGCGATGAAACCCAAAAGATGCTGGCCGCACCCGAGACCGGCACCCGCCCACCCAGGGAACTCCCGGGTTTGGAGAAACTTCTGGCACCGCCCGGGAAAGTCCTGGCAGAAAGCGGTCGGCCCTCGCGACCACCCCCGACGGCGCCCGCGCAGGATTCAGCAACGACGCGCGACTTGCTTCGCGCCCCGCCCCCGGCCAAAGGTCTTCTGGCCGGCCTTCGCGGCACCTACGACAATCTGCCAAGTGTCGCTGCCGGCAAGTTGACCTTCCTGAATACCAAAGCGGACCGATTTGCTCCCTTCGTCAGAAGGGTCGGGACTCGAGTCTTCGAGAACCTGCTGATCGAGCAACGGAAACGACTCAACGCACCGGAGATCCTTGCCGCACGAAACTCCACAACCGTGCGCGTGATACTGAATTCGCAGGGCAAGCTGCAGGATCTGCAGATCGTGGAAAGGTCGGGAAGCCAATCGATGGACGGAACGCTTCTCGAAGCGCTACGCGCGGCCGCCTTTGACCCGAATCCCCCGCCGGACGCAGCTACGGACGATGGGACCTACGAGTTCATCTTCCGAGCACAGGTATTGGCCTCGGTCGCTTCGGGTCGATTGCAGAGAGTCGAAAGCCGACTGCAGGTCGGCCTGAATTGA
- the gcvT gene encoding glycine cleavage system aminomethyltransferase GcvT, whose protein sequence is MKRTCLYDAHRARGARFIEFGGWEMPVQYRGLLQEHAAVRAKAGLFDVSHMGEIEIEGHGALAFCQSIATNDAGRLTEGRAQYTLLCADDGGTIDDTILYRLGAEKFLFCVNAGNRVACADWLISHAEGRVDVTVRDRSEELALIALQGPEARTVVSRLGSAALADLKRFSVLETELASVTVLAARTGYTGEDGFEFFIPTAKATDVWEALLGAGEAEGVEPIGLGARDTLRMEAGLPLYGHELSREISPMEVGLGWAVKESRGGFPGAEVFARQRAEGPARQLIGLRVTGRGIARADYPVLAGDQQVGHVTSGTRSPTLAEPIALALIASESVEDALTVEVRGRRITAERVDLPFYGRQ, encoded by the coding sequence ATGAAGCGTACCTGCTTATACGATGCGCATCGCGCGCGCGGCGCACGATTCATCGAGTTTGGCGGCTGGGAGATGCCGGTCCAATACCGGGGCTTGTTGCAGGAGCACGCAGCCGTGCGGGCGAAGGCCGGCCTCTTCGATGTTTCCCATATGGGGGAGATCGAGATTGAGGGACACGGCGCTTTGGCTTTCTGTCAGTCGATTGCGACTAACGATGCGGGCCGATTGACGGAAGGACGCGCGCAATACACGTTGCTTTGCGCCGACGATGGCGGAACGATCGACGATACCATCCTGTATCGCCTTGGTGCCGAGAAATTTTTGTTCTGCGTGAACGCGGGGAACCGCGTAGCCTGTGCGGATTGGCTGATTTCGCACGCCGAGGGGCGCGTGGACGTCACGGTCCGAGACCGAAGCGAAGAGCTGGCCTTGATTGCCCTCCAAGGGCCGGAAGCACGAACAGTCGTCTCCCGTTTGGGTTCAGCTGCGCTCGCGGATCTGAAACGCTTTTCTGTTCTGGAAACGGAGTTGGCGAGTGTCACCGTTCTGGCGGCCCGGACGGGTTATACAGGCGAGGACGGGTTCGAGTTCTTCATCCCCACGGCGAAGGCGACCGATGTATGGGAGGCTTTGCTGGGGGCAGGCGAAGCCGAGGGTGTTGAGCCGATCGGGTTGGGCGCCAGGGACACGCTTCGGATGGAAGCGGGCCTCCCGCTTTATGGTCACGAGCTTTCCCGGGAGATCTCGCCGATGGAGGTCGGTCTGGGATGGGCCGTGAAGGAATCCCGGGGTGGGTTTCCAGGGGCGGAAGTATTTGCACGGCAGCGCGCCGAGGGGCCTGCGCGGCAACTGATCGGCTTGCGAGTCACAGGGCGAGGGATCGCAAGAGCAGATTATCCGGTGCTCGCCGGCGACCAACAGGTGGGTCACGTGACCAGCGGGACGCGTTCGCCGACTCTGGCTGAGCCGATAGCGCTTGCACTGATCGCCTCGGAGTCGGTAGAGGATGCGTTAACGGTGGAAGTGCGTGGGCGAAGAATTACGGCTGAGCGGGTTGATTTACCGTTCTACGGTCGGCAGTAG
- the gcvH gene encoding glycine cleavage system protein GcvH, with the protein MEFPEELKYTRDHEWVSIEGSVATIGITEHAQAELGEVVFVELPAVGDRVERADPFGVVESTKAVSDVYAPLAGDVSEINDDLPENPELLNEDPYGDGWMVKMVLLEPEDKEGLLTAAEYQSFVEESEED; encoded by the coding sequence ATGGAATTCCCCGAAGAATTGAAATACACCCGCGATCACGAGTGGGTATCGATTGAGGGTAGCGTCGCAACGATCGGCATTACCGAGCATGCACAGGCGGAACTGGGAGAGGTCGTTTTTGTCGAACTGCCCGCCGTAGGCGATCGGGTCGAGCGAGCCGATCCCTTTGGCGTGGTGGAGTCGACCAAGGCCGTTTCGGATGTCTATGCGCCGCTCGCCGGCGACGTGAGTGAAATCAACGACGACCTACCCGAAAACCCGGAGCTTTTGAACGAAGACCCTTACGGCGATGGGTGGATGGTGAAGATGGTTCTGCTCGAGCCGGAAGACAAGGAGGGCTTGCTCACGGCGGCTGAGTATCAGTCTTTTGTCGAGGAGTCCGAAGAGGACTGA
- the tatA gene encoding twin-arginine translocase TatA/TatE family subunit, with amino-acid sequence MGLGVTELLIILAVVLLIFGPSRLPGLGSGVGDAMRNFRKSMQKPDSIDITPEADDRDDPDDPGDGTKV; translated from the coding sequence ATGGGACTGGGTGTTACAGAGCTTCTCATCATTTTAGCGGTCGTGTTGCTGATATTCGGGCCTTCGCGTCTTCCGGGACTGGGGTCGGGCGTGGGCGATGCGATGCGGAATTTCCGGAAATCGATGCAAAAGCCGGATTCGATCGATATCACCCCTGAAGCGGATGATCGTGATGATCCGGACGATCCCGGAGATGGCACCAAGGTCTGA
- a CDS encoding nucleoside hydrolase translates to MRVWIDTDVGSDVDDALTIAYVLRHPDLELAGISTVFGDVELRTAIAEALLALAPGQAPPILSGRGLPLTPERIGLMFGHEGQTILPNPEPRMRTEIEPEGPARIDKIAEALHQTSPDVLVAIGPLTNLGALVQHGVKLPQLAIMGGKIEDVLLEGMVPEIPEWNWYCDPLAVQTVLQAPHTELPTIVPAEVTFRTHLLPKDIEELQGGDPLAQQIGKLSETWLEFLRSRFGRPDPRVALHDPLTAATLVKPELCPFADVSIEVDERAASHRQNSPANIRVATDVDNDALREHLMETWLA, encoded by the coding sequence ATGCGAGTTTGGATCGATACCGATGTCGGCAGTGATGTCGACGACGCCCTTACAATCGCCTATGTTCTACGGCACCCGGATCTGGAATTGGCCGGGATTTCGACTGTGTTTGGCGATGTCGAACTTCGAACCGCCATCGCGGAGGCGTTGCTCGCCCTGGCGCCGGGGCAAGCCCCGCCGATCCTGAGCGGACGCGGTTTACCTCTGACCCCCGAGCGCATCGGTTTGATGTTTGGCCACGAAGGCCAAACCATCCTGCCGAATCCCGAGCCCCGCATGCGTACCGAGATCGAGCCCGAGGGTCCGGCGCGCATCGACAAGATCGCCGAAGCGCTGCATCAGACTTCCCCCGACGTTCTGGTGGCCATTGGTCCGCTTACCAACCTTGGTGCCTTGGTCCAGCATGGAGTCAAACTCCCCCAGCTTGCCATCATGGGAGGCAAGATCGAGGATGTTCTGCTCGAAGGGATGGTGCCCGAAATTCCCGAATGGAACTGGTACTGCGATCCTCTCGCCGTGCAAACCGTGCTGCAGGCACCGCATACCGAGCTCCCGACGATTGTGCCCGCGGAGGTCACCTTCCGGACCCATCTGCTCCCCAAGGATATCGAGGAGCTGCAAGGCGGAGATCCTCTGGCACAGCAGATCGGCAAGCTCTCGGAAACCTGGTTGGAGTTTCTCCGCTCCCGTTTCGGACGGCCTGACCCACGAGTCGCGCTCCATGACCCCTTGACAGCCGCCACGCTCGTGAAGCCTGAACTATGTCCGTTTGCCGATGTCTCGATCGAGGTCGACGAGCGCGCCGCTTCTCATCGGCAGAATTCGCCGGCAAATATTCGCGTGGCTACCGATGTCGATAACGATGCATTGCGAGAGCACCTGATGGAAACGTGGCTGGCATGA